One genomic window of Anaerolineales bacterium includes the following:
- a CDS encoding polyprenol monophosphomannose synthase produces MTIQSLSIVIPTYNEANNLTAMLAALRALPFPVMNIIVIDDNSPDGTGALAESLAAKPENRMTVIRRPGKFGLGTAYQAGFRAAIAQRTEAIAQIDCDFSHPPDALIRMADLLGSCDVVVGSRYVPGGGLDKRWDIGRRLLSRWAVFYARTILGLKVHDPTAGFKLWRRDTLIGIDLNRIRSNGYIFLVEMAFLTQKLGYRVCEIPIHFEDRRIGQSKMTMGVKLEAAWRVWQLRLRHSRLQPKDRALDP; encoded by the coding sequence ATGACCATTCAATCCCTTTCGATCGTCATCCCGACCTACAACGAAGCCAACAACCTGACGGCCATGCTGGCCGCCTTGCGGGCGCTGCCCTTCCCGGTGATGAACATCATCGTCATCGACGACAACTCACCCGACGGGACCGGCGCCCTGGCGGAAAGCCTGGCGGCCAAACCGGAAAACCGGATGACGGTCATCCGCCGGCCGGGGAAATTCGGCTTGGGCACCGCCTATCAGGCCGGATTCCGCGCCGCCATCGCCCAGCGCACCGAAGCCATTGCCCAGATCGACTGCGATTTCTCGCACCCTCCGGACGCCCTGATCCGCATGGCGGACCTGCTGGGTTCTTGCGATGTCGTCGTCGGATCCCGCTACGTTCCCGGAGGCGGATTGGACAAGCGCTGGGACATCGGCCGCAGACTGCTTTCGCGCTGGGCGGTGTTTTACGCCCGGACGATCCTCGGATTGAAGGTCCACGATCCGACCGCCGGATTTAAACTTTGGCGCCGGGATACGCTGATCGGCATCGACCTTAATCGAATCCGCTCCAACGGGTACATTTTCCTGGTCGAGATGGCTTTCCTCACGCAGAAACTCGGATACCGGGTGTGCGAGATTCCGATCCATTTCGAGGACCGCCGGATCGGCCAATCCAAAATGACCATGGGCGTGAAACTCGAAGCGGCATGGCGGGTGTGGCAGCTCCGGCTGCGCCACAGCCGGCTCCAACCCAAGGACCGTGCGCTCGATCCGTAG